The Fimbriimonas ginsengisoli Gsoil 348 genome window below encodes:
- a CDS encoding clostripain-related cysteine peptidase gives MICVRRSLIALCALTLALSGCGGGGGGGGRGPDNTGVLVNTNWNGGVGGAAGQSERVSILSPTGTVLSQKVVNRAATTSTTSLTAPATGYTVRVELNSAANFGGSVIGILEDTVVSGSSVLNVAVGAPVQSIRILPGTADISIGGKLRLGIAGLDSGGNLTFVNAGSVTFSKTGTSADVDANGTVTGVSSGTTTVRATYTPGALSASSTINVQKAGVTKSKWTVMVFLNAANNLYPYAIPNVNQMEKVAGNADVRFVLQWKETGAIFGQENVHHDGTRRYLVKPDNTATIKSQLIQDLGTNVDMGSAATLRDFVAWSKENYPADRYVLIVWNHGNGWQRSKIVGPPVRAVSYDDQFNSFIDIWDLPGALAGQKVDILSFDACLMQMLEIASDVKGSCDYIATSEENTPGPGYPYDRIFSTFANSPDLSTRQLSKAFVDGHVTLDAYKNLPVTQSVIDTSKVAAVEVAIDNLAGALIANQATIAGVIPTIRNNAPKYADPGDGHDYYDLVDLCQRLKANPTITADIKSAADGVIAAVGTPDSNNAVVWEGHTSLSSFSHGLSIDFSPSTLDQLRYYSNLNLAKVTRWDDWLRIAP, from the coding sequence ATGATCTGCGTCCGCCGTTCCCTCATTGCGCTTTGCGCCCTTACTCTGGCTCTCAGCGGCTGTGGCGGCGGAGGAGGAGGAGGAGGCCGAGGTCCCGATAACACCGGCGTTCTGGTCAACACAAATTGGAACGGCGGCGTCGGAGGCGCGGCCGGTCAATCGGAGCGGGTTTCCATCCTCTCGCCGACCGGCACGGTTCTGAGTCAAAAGGTCGTCAACCGGGCGGCAACCACCAGCACCACCTCCTTGACGGCGCCTGCCACGGGATATACCGTCCGGGTCGAGCTAAATTCGGCGGCGAACTTTGGCGGATCGGTCATCGGCATCCTCGAAGACACGGTGGTGTCCGGTTCCAGCGTCCTAAACGTCGCCGTCGGCGCCCCCGTTCAAAGCATTCGGATTTTGCCCGGCACCGCCGACATTTCGATCGGAGGGAAGCTCCGCCTTGGAATTGCGGGACTCGACTCCGGAGGAAATCTCACCTTCGTCAATGCCGGCTCCGTAACCTTTAGCAAGACCGGCACATCGGCGGACGTCGATGCGAACGGCACGGTCACCGGCGTCAGCTCAGGGACCACGACCGTCCGGGCCACCTACACGCCCGGCGCGCTCAGTGCGAGCTCGACGATCAACGTCCAAAAAGCCGGCGTCACCAAGAGCAAGTGGACCGTCATGGTCTTCCTGAACGCCGCCAATAACCTTTATCCCTACGCCATCCCGAACGTCAACCAGATGGAAAAGGTCGCCGGCAACGCCGACGTCCGGTTCGTTTTACAGTGGAAGGAAACCGGCGCGATCTTCGGGCAGGAAAACGTCCACCACGACGGAACGCGCCGCTATCTGGTGAAGCCGGATAACACCGCGACGATCAAGAGCCAGCTCATCCAAGACCTGGGGACCAACGTCGACATGGGAAGCGCCGCCACCCTTCGCGATTTCGTCGCCTGGAGTAAAGAGAACTATCCCGCCGATCGATATGTGTTGATCGTTTGGAACCACGGCAACGGATGGCAGCGCAGCAAGATCGTCGGCCCGCCCGTTCGCGCCGTCAGCTACGACGACCAGTTCAACTCGTTCATCGACATCTGGGACCTGCCGGGCGCGCTTGCGGGTCAGAAGGTCGACATCCTCTCGTTCGACGCCTGCCTAATGCAGATGCTGGAGATCGCATCCGACGTCAAGGGCTCCTGCGACTACATCGCCACCAGCGAGGAGAACACCCCCGGCCCCGGTTACCCGTACGATCGGATCTTCAGCACCTTCGCAAACTCACCCGACCTTTCCACCCGCCAGCTCAGTAAGGCGTTTGTCGATGGGCACGTGACGCTGGATGCTTACAAAAATCTGCCCGTAACGCAGAGCGTCATCGATACCTCGAAAGTGGCCGCCGTCGAAGTTGCGATCGACAACTTGGCGGGGGCGCTAATCGCCAATCAGGCGACGATCGCGGGAGTGATCCCCACGATTCGAAACAACGCTCCGAAGTACGCCGACCCGGGCGACGGCCACGACTACTACGACCTCGTGGACCTGTGCCAGCGCCTGAAGGCGAACCCGACGATTACCGCCGATATCAAGTCGGCCGCCGATGGAGTCATCGCCGCCGTCGGCACTCCCGACTCGAACAACGCGGTGGTTTGGGAAGGGCATACGTCGCTGAGCAGTTTCAGCCATGGCCTATCGATCGACTTCTCGCCCTCAACTCTGGACCAGCTTCGCTACTACTCCAACCTAAATCTCGCCAAAGTCACCCGATGGGACGACTGGTTGCGCATAGCGCCTTAA
- a CDS encoding DUF72 domain-containing protein yields MEKMYIGLSGFSYPEWKGEGLFYPPTVKAADFLRYYATRYNALESVGTFRQIPSESSVSKWIDATPAGFKVSPKMLESVTHRARLKPEGMTALHDFIKAIEPAERAGKLGPILVQLPPNMKRNDDLLAAFLSDIPHRDTLTWAIEFRNESWQAPEIEAMLRAKNIAWVAEDTDKADAQRRDTAAHLYVRLRRLDYSDDQLQEWAAYLKSEAAEGKDCYVYCRHKDVEAPWLWADRLQELMK; encoded by the coding sequence ATGGAAAAGATGTATATCGGCCTGTCGGGCTTCTCCTATCCCGAATGGAAAGGCGAGGGGCTCTTCTACCCGCCAACAGTAAAGGCCGCCGACTTTCTCCGGTATTACGCGACCCGCTACAACGCTTTGGAGTCGGTCGGAACCTTCCGCCAGATCCCGTCGGAGAGCAGCGTCTCCAAATGGATCGATGCCACCCCCGCCGGCTTCAAGGTCTCTCCAAAGATGCTTGAGTCGGTGACCCATCGAGCGCGGCTCAAACCGGAGGGGATGACCGCGCTGCACGATTTCATTAAAGCGATCGAACCGGCCGAGCGGGCGGGGAAACTCGGCCCGATTCTGGTTCAACTTCCCCCGAACATGAAGCGAAACGACGATTTGCTCGCGGCCTTTCTCTCCGATATCCCGCATCGCGACACACTTACTTGGGCGATCGAGTTCCGAAACGAATCGTGGCAAGCACCCGAGATCGAAGCGATGCTCCGAGCGAAGAACATAGCCTGGGTCGCGGAAGACACCGACAAAGCCGACGCCCAGCGGCGGGACACCGCCGCCCACCTCTACGTCCGCCTGCGGCGCTTGGATTACTCCGACGACCAGCTACAAGAGTGGGCCGCCTATCTAAAATCCGAGGCCGCCGAAGGAAAGGATTGCTACGTCTACTGCCGCCACAAAGACGTCGAAGCCCCCTGGCTCTGGGCCGACCGACTGCAAGAACTAATGAAATAA
- the radC gene encoding RadC family protein yields MADRELLLRVRDAGVRAASVIDLLAIGFSRRESDVALAEPMARKALQRFGSLKSLGEAGATDLTAATGLENFEVLRAQALIEIGRRCAKNNRGEITSIDSPDDVFELLSYLQGEKREHFVAILLDAKSQVMRVANIHIGTLTASIVGPREVFREAIRDGASSIIVAHNHPSGDPSPSPEDVEVTHKLIEIGQMLDIPVLDHIIIGERRALSLREGIEFGGQVGSNRINFARESTGYARSAGGGAWPLPEAGPARG; encoded by the coding sequence ATGGCGGATCGCGAACTGCTCCTGAGGGTACGGGATGCCGGGGTGCGGGCGGCGTCGGTGATCGATCTGCTTGCGATCGGCTTTTCCAGGCGGGAATCGGATGTGGCTCTTGCGGAACCGATGGCTCGTAAGGCGCTCCAACGCTTCGGCTCTTTGAAATCGTTGGGCGAGGCGGGCGCGACAGACCTGACGGCGGCAACCGGTTTAGAGAACTTCGAGGTACTCCGGGCTCAAGCGCTTATCGAGATTGGAAGGAGATGTGCGAAGAACAACCGGGGCGAGATCACTTCGATCGACTCGCCCGACGATGTCTTCGAGCTTCTAAGCTACTTGCAGGGAGAAAAGAGGGAGCACTTCGTGGCGATCCTGCTCGATGCAAAGTCGCAGGTGATGCGGGTGGCGAACATCCACATCGGAACACTTACCGCCAGCATCGTGGGTCCGCGGGAGGTTTTCCGGGAGGCGATCCGCGACGGGGCGAGCAGCATCATCGTGGCCCATAACCACCCAAGCGGCGACCCGTCGCCTAGTCCGGAGGATGTGGAAGTAACGCATAAGTTGATCGAGATCGGGCAAATGCTCGACATTCCGGTGCTCGATCACATCATCATCGGAGAACGCAGGGCACTAAGCCTTCGTGAGGGGATCGAATTTGGCGGACAAGTGGGATCAAATCGTATTAACTTTGCGCGAGAGAGCACAGGGTATGCACGAAGCGCGGGAGGCGGCGCTTGGCCACTGCCGGAAGCTGGGCCAGCTCGCGGCTAG
- a CDS encoding glycosyltransferase family 2 protein has translation MRQGLSPEVTVLVPVLNEEDTIAEVLDRVLALPISVQIIVVDDGSTDRTPQILEGYADRVLILRNEKRGGKGNAIRKALPFAEGVTTIVQDADLEYAPEQIPTLVQPILDGKANVVYGSRFSQGLPKGMALPNKVVNVLLAWAVRLLYFRHVTDEATCYKAFRTDLLRRMNLQCQRFEFCPEVTAKSIRLGERIMEVPIDYVPRSKAAGKKIRWTDAPDAFWTLFKHRFGKF, from the coding sequence ATGCGCCAAGGCTTGTCGCCCGAGGTCACGGTCCTCGTGCCGGTCTTGAACGAGGAAGATACGATCGCAGAGGTTCTGGATCGGGTTCTCGCACTGCCTATTTCGGTGCAGATCATCGTGGTAGACGACGGCAGCACGGATCGAACGCCGCAAATACTAGAGGGCTATGCGGACCGGGTCCTCATCCTGCGGAACGAGAAGCGTGGCGGCAAAGGGAACGCCATCCGAAAGGCGCTGCCGTTTGCAGAAGGGGTGACCACAATCGTCCAAGACGCGGACCTGGAATACGCCCCCGAGCAGATCCCGACTTTAGTTCAGCCGATTCTCGACGGAAAAGCCAACGTGGTCTACGGCAGCCGGTTCTCCCAGGGCCTACCTAAGGGAATGGCGCTTCCGAACAAGGTGGTCAACGTGTTGCTGGCATGGGCGGTGCGGCTCCTCTACTTCCGCCACGTCACCGACGAGGCGACCTGCTACAAAGCGTTCAGAACCGACCTGCTACGTCGAATGAATCTCCAGTGCCAGCGATTCGAGTTCTGCCCCGAAGTAACGGCGAAGTCCATCCGCCTCGGGGAACGAATCATGGAAGTCCCGATCGACTACGTCCCCCGGAGCAAAGCCGCCGGCAAAAAGATCCGCTGGACCGACGCCCCCGACGCCTTCTGGACCCTATTCAAACACCGCTTCGGCAAATTCTAA
- a CDS encoding carbonic anhydrase, whose product MQKFVQGVSTFHERGAQEVKPLLAHLAKYGQRPQAFLITCADSRIMPEELTQADPGDLFVVRNIGNLVPHVDSARAGTDTSVAAAIDFTLITLNVKDIVVMGHSGCGAMEALLAGESPSGHVNRWLRHAKPAMARYREGYLQKADLNEVDRLSQTNVLASLENLATYDAVIERLDRGELNLHAWWFDVANAQVLAYSAAVDGFVLLDEAYEAADGSRTSA is encoded by the coding sequence ATGCAAAAGTTCGTCCAAGGAGTTTCCACGTTTCACGAGCGCGGCGCCCAAGAAGTAAAGCCGTTGCTTGCCCATTTGGCTAAGTACGGTCAGCGTCCCCAGGCGTTCTTGATTACCTGCGCCGACTCTCGTATCATGCCGGAGGAGCTGACTCAAGCCGACCCCGGCGACCTCTTCGTGGTTCGCAACATAGGGAATCTCGTCCCCCACGTGGACTCGGCGCGGGCAGGGACGGACACGTCGGTCGCCGCGGCGATCGACTTTACGCTTATCACTTTGAACGTCAAAGACATCGTGGTGATGGGCCACTCCGGATGTGGCGCGATGGAAGCCTTGCTGGCGGGCGAGAGCCCAAGCGGTCACGTCAACCGGTGGCTGAGGCATGCCAAACCCGCCATGGCCCGCTACCGCGAGGGTTACCTCCAAAAAGCCGATCTGAATGAAGTGGATCGTCTCTCGCAGACGAACGTGCTTGCGAGTTTGGAAAACCTGGCCACCTATGACGCGGTGATCGAGCGCTTGGACCGAGGGGAGCTGAATCTCCACGCTTGGTGGTTCGACGTCGCCAACGCCCAGGTTCTCGCGTATTCGGCCGCCGTCGATGGCTTCGTTCTGCTGGACGAAGCTTATGAGGCCGCCGACGGGTCCCGGACTTCGGCGTAA
- a CDS encoding aspartate/glutamate racemase family protein, which translates to MKLLGLIGGTSWVSTGEYYRLLNEGVNRRLGDPQFARCLIFSFNYADILALNAKQDWDAIFELVAAACLHHRDAGAEGIVLCANTMHLIADRVQERVGLPVIHIADATAEAIRRAGLTTVALLGTRFTMEKEFFRERLASRGIEAVIPEEADREFIHTTIFGELGTGNFLPATKARYLSIIDDLAAKGAEGAILGCTEIPMLIKQSDCAIPLFDTTAIHVDAAIEFALGE; encoded by the coding sequence ATGAAACTGCTCGGTTTGATCGGCGGGACCAGTTGGGTTTCGACCGGGGAGTACTACCGCTTGCTGAACGAGGGGGTCAACCGCCGGCTTGGCGACCCTCAGTTCGCGCGATGCCTCATCTTCTCGTTCAACTATGCCGACATCCTCGCGTTGAACGCGAAGCAGGACTGGGACGCGATCTTCGAGCTGGTGGCCGCGGCCTGCCTTCACCATCGAGATGCGGGCGCGGAGGGAATCGTCCTTTGTGCGAACACGATGCACCTCATCGCCGACCGGGTGCAGGAGCGGGTCGGCTTGCCGGTCATCCACATCGCGGACGCCACGGCGGAGGCGATTCGCCGTGCTGGCCTGACGACGGTTGCGCTCCTGGGAACGCGGTTCACGATGGAAAAGGAGTTCTTTCGCGAGCGGCTGGCGAGCCGGGGGATCGAGGCGGTGATTCCGGAAGAGGCGGACCGGGAGTTCATCCACACCACGATCTTCGGCGAGCTCGGCACAGGCAATTTTCTTCCCGCAACCAAGGCACGTTATCTGTCCATCATCGACGATTTGGCGGCGAAGGGGGCGGAAGGCGCGATCCTTGGCTGCACGGAGATTCCGATGCTCATCAAGCAATCGGATTGTGCGATTCCGCTATTCGATACGACGGCCATCCATGTTGACGCGGCGATCGAATTTGCCTTAGGCGAGTAG
- the glyA gene encoding serine hydroxymethyltransferase, giving the protein MAPVSSASSSHRIPLSQADPEIFGLIGREEARQEHNLELIASENIASTAVREAMASVLTDKYAEGYPGNRYYGGCEVVDEVENLARDRAKQLFGAEYANVQAHSGSQANMAVYFTFLKPGDSVMGMDLSHGGHLTHGSPVNFSGQLYKFTAYGIDRETERLDYDQVADSVKQVRPKMITVGASAYSRPIDFKAFREIADSVGAFLFADIAHPAGLIAKGLLPSPIPYAHVVTTTTHKTLRGPRGGMILLGKDFENPFGIVAPKSGRTKMMSELLDSQVIPGIQGGPLMHVIAAKAVGFGENLQPAFEEYGRQVIRNAQALAGALQALGYHIISGGTDNHLMLIDLRNKGITGKAAQLALDRANITCNKNAVPWDDKSPLVTSGIRLGTPALTTRGMRESEMKEVATLIDRVIRSADDEANLAGVKADVVALCSRFDL; this is encoded by the coding sequence ATGGCCCCGGTTTCATCCGCTTCCTCGTCGCATCGGATTCCTCTTTCTCAAGCCGACCCGGAGATCTTCGGGCTGATCGGGCGTGAGGAGGCGCGGCAGGAGCACAACCTTGAGCTGATCGCCAGCGAAAATATCGCCTCAACCGCAGTGCGAGAGGCGATGGCGAGCGTGCTGACCGACAAATATGCCGAGGGATATCCCGGCAATCGCTACTATGGCGGCTGCGAAGTGGTCGACGAGGTGGAAAACCTCGCTCGCGACCGGGCGAAACAGCTTTTCGGCGCGGAATACGCAAACGTTCAGGCGCACTCCGGCAGCCAGGCCAACATGGCGGTCTATTTCACGTTCTTAAAGCCGGGCGATTCGGTGATGGGGATGGACCTTTCACACGGTGGCCACCTGACTCACGGCTCGCCGGTCAATTTTTCGGGGCAGCTTTACAAGTTCACCGCCTACGGAATCGACCGGGAGACCGAGCGGCTCGACTACGATCAGGTCGCCGATTCCGTAAAGCAGGTACGCCCCAAGATGATCACCGTCGGCGCCAGCGCCTATTCGCGGCCGATCGACTTCAAGGCGTTCCGCGAGATCGCAGACTCGGTGGGCGCGTTCCTTTTCGCCGACATCGCTCACCCAGCCGGGCTTATCGCCAAGGGTCTGCTTCCCAGTCCGATCCCCTACGCCCACGTGGTGACCACGACCACCCACAAGACGCTTCGCGGACCCCGCGGCGGCATGATCTTGCTTGGCAAAGATTTCGAAAACCCGTTTGGAATCGTCGCTCCCAAGAGTGGACGCACGAAGATGATGTCCGAGCTTTTGGACAGTCAGGTGATTCCGGGGATCCAGGGCGGTCCGCTCATGCACGTCATCGCGGCCAAGGCGGTCGGGTTCGGCGAGAACCTTCAGCCGGCATTCGAAGAGTACGGCCGCCAGGTCATTCGGAACGCTCAGGCGCTGGCCGGCGCGCTCCAAGCCCTCGGCTACCACATCATCTCGGGCGGCACCGACAACCACCTGATGCTCATCGACTTGCGGAATAAGGGAATCACCGGTAAGGCGGCCCAACTGGCTCTTGACCGCGCCAATATCACCTGCAACAAGAACGCGGTGCCGTGGGACGACAAATCTCCCTTGGTCACCAGCGGCATTCGCCTGGGAACGCCGGCACTGACGACCCGCGGTATGCGCGAGAGTGAGATGAAGGAAGTCGCGACCCTGATCGACCGGGTCATCCGCTCGGCGGACGACGAGGCGAACCTGGCCGGGGTCAAAGCCGACGTCGTCGCGCTCTGCTCACGATTCGATCTATGA
- a CDS encoding polysaccharide deacetylase family protein, protein MIGLAVTVAGLIGLTILAHFVRDEAGGIRNALSPSFWHERSIGYDEYEPDLAWFRRGPREKKEVCLTLDDGPHGLCTQQELAILKKEGVRATFFVVGKRMVEHPALIKRMIAEGHEVGNHTQNHPRLSTIPLADVRRELEQCNDEFVQITGRRMALFRPPGMRDNKAILELARSMGYQTVDWNVGAHDFTPNKKDPKVTPEMLEASKATPDQIADRVVSNIKNGSLILLHDQLATAAALPKIIHVLRAKGYKFVTCSEALTHIDHPIMVVANPMVHDAHLAANIPSSKDDSVVPAFREMPASTPESRKERAQHL, encoded by the coding sequence GTGATCGGGCTCGCCGTCACCGTCGCCGGCCTGATTGGTCTCACCATCCTCGCGCACTTCGTTCGTGACGAGGCGGGCGGCATCCGGAACGCGTTGAGCCCAAGTTTTTGGCACGAACGCTCGATCGGCTACGACGAATACGAACCCGACTTGGCGTGGTTCCGCCGCGGTCCGCGCGAAAAGAAAGAGGTCTGCCTGACCCTCGACGACGGCCCCCATGGCCTGTGTACTCAGCAAGAGCTGGCGATCCTGAAGAAAGAAGGGGTTCGCGCCACCTTCTTCGTGGTTGGAAAGCGAATGGTTGAACACCCGGCGCTTATCAAGAGGATGATCGCGGAAGGGCACGAGGTGGGGAACCACACCCAGAACCACCCGCGGCTAAGCACGATTCCGCTGGCCGACGTTCGCCGAGAGCTCGAGCAGTGTAACGACGAGTTCGTGCAGATCACCGGGCGGCGCATGGCGCTCTTCCGCCCGCCCGGCATGCGGGACAACAAAGCGATCCTGGAGTTAGCCCGGTCGATGGGATACCAGACCGTCGACTGGAACGTCGGCGCGCACGACTTCACGCCGAACAAGAAAGATCCGAAGGTAACGCCGGAGATGCTTGAAGCCTCCAAGGCGACCCCTGACCAGATCGCCGACCGTGTCGTTTCCAACATCAAGAACGGCTCTCTGATCTTGCTGCACGATCAGCTCGCCACCGCGGCCGCGCTGCCCAAAATCATCCACGTTCTAAGGGCGAAGGGGTACAAGTTCGTGACCTGCTCGGAAGCGCTGACCCACATCGATCATCCGATCATGGTGGTGGCGAATCCGATGGTTCACGACGCCCACCTTGCGGCGAACATTCCGAGCTCGAAGGACGATTCGGTGGTTCCCGCCTTCCGGGAAATGCCGGCGTCCACCCCGGAGAGCCGAAAGGAACGCGCCCAGCATCTATAA
- a CDS encoding LmeA family phospholipid-binding protein, translated as MTPILVGLVGLGLIRTVNAEVHRFERLAATEISSLLSGDRKRVDIKSSVGPEAIFGDIHRVSIVASGFSSDGLPLYTEPWRSQRGVLHDLRIDMRDFTLRGLRVARLQADIPDCRFDLALALRDHRFRLSRSGLGIGEVEVTAADLEAFILAKFHEVKTAHVRMDRDKLFIEGRAELILLTTDFFIAARLEPAGGSRLVLTHPRVLFDGNPADPELQKVLLEILNPVVDLDRDLGLSGAMKVDRVVLRNGTLRASGVTKIPSRERGTKTNAPAL; from the coding sequence ATGACCCCGATCTTAGTCGGACTCGTGGGGTTGGGGCTGATTCGCACCGTGAATGCCGAGGTGCACCGGTTCGAGCGGCTCGCGGCCACCGAGATCTCTTCCCTTCTCTCAGGCGATCGCAAACGTGTCGACATCAAATCGAGCGTGGGCCCGGAGGCGATCTTTGGCGATATCCACCGGGTGTCGATCGTCGCGTCCGGCTTCTCGTCGGACGGCCTCCCGCTCTACACGGAGCCGTGGCGGTCTCAGCGAGGCGTCTTGCACGACCTACGCATCGACATGCGCGACTTCACCCTCCGCGGCCTGCGCGTAGCGAGGTTGCAAGCGGATATTCCCGACTGTCGCTTCGATCTCGCCCTCGCCCTTCGCGATCATCGCTTTCGGCTCAGCCGAAGCGGCTTAGGCATTGGCGAGGTGGAGGTAACGGCTGCCGATCTGGAAGCGTTCATCCTCGCCAAATTCCACGAGGTCAAAACCGCCCATGTCCGGATGGATCGAGACAAGCTGTTCATCGAAGGGCGGGCCGAGCTGATCCTCCTCACCACCGACTTCTTCATCGCGGCACGCCTCGAGCCGGCCGGCGGCTCTCGCTTGGTCCTAACCCACCCCCGCGTCTTGTTCGATGGCAATCCGGCCGATCCCGAGTTGCAAAAGGTATTGCTGGAAATCCTGAATCCCGTGGTCGATCTCGATCGCGACTTAGGTTTGTCTGGGGCGATGAAGGTAGATCGGGTGGTCTTACGGAACGGCACGTTGCGCGCAAGCGGCGTCACCAAAATCCCTTCGCGCGAGCGGGGCACGAAAACAAATGCCCCGGCGTTGTAA
- a CDS encoding DinB family protein — translation MNESVEAAKAEFSRAVSRISRSLETTPDDRLHWAPGAGARTPIHQVAHAAMSIKGMQDWFSGQPFPFDKISDLDAWSRAKEKEFTSREQVMGLLEENSNAYLAWLDSLTPEQLASTLDMGFASFPMAMAITFPADHTRAHASQIDYIQTTYGDLDWHMAG, via the coding sequence ATGAATGAATCCGTTGAAGCCGCTAAGGCAGAGTTTTCGCGCGCAGTAAGCCGCATTTCCCGTTCGTTGGAAACGACTCCCGATGATCGACTCCATTGGGCTCCCGGCGCCGGCGCTCGGACCCCGATCCATCAGGTCGCTCACGCGGCTATGTCGATCAAGGGGATGCAGGATTGGTTTTCCGGCCAGCCGTTCCCGTTCGACAAAATTTCCGATTTGGACGCGTGGTCGAGAGCTAAGGAGAAGGAGTTCACGTCCCGGGAGCAGGTTATGGGCCTGCTCGAGGAGAACAGCAATGCTTACCTGGCTTGGCTAGATAGCCTGACGCCGGAGCAGCTTGCCTCGACGCTCGATATGGGCTTTGCCTCCTTCCCGATGGCGATGGCGATCACTTTTCCGGCCGATCACACCCGGGCCCACGCGTCTCAGATCGACTATATCCAAACCACGTACGGCGATCTCGACTGGCACATGGCCGGTTAA
- a CDS encoding type B 50S ribosomal protein L31, whose translation MKEGIHPKVYPVLFVDGEHQWTGVSTTKTNNTRTVDGVEYSVVNLEISSFSHPFYTGQKRLVDTAGRVEKFMRRYGNQPSGTKK comes from the coding sequence ATGAAAGAAGGAATTCACCCTAAGGTCTATCCGGTGCTGTTCGTCGACGGCGAGCATCAGTGGACCGGCGTCTCGACCACCAAGACTAACAATACGCGCACCGTGGATGGCGTCGAGTATTCCGTGGTCAACCTCGAAATCTCCTCGTTTAGCCACCCGTTCTACACCGGTCAGAAGCGGTTGGTGGACACCGCCGGCCGCGTGGAGAAGTTCATGCGCCGGTACGGCAACCAGCCCAGCGGAACCAAGAAGTAA